The Astyanax mexicanus isolate ESR-SI-001 chromosome 14, AstMex3_surface, whole genome shotgun sequence genome window below encodes:
- the LOC103025336 gene encoding rho-related GTP-binding protein RhoB: MAAIRKKLVVVGDGACGKTCLLIVFSKDEFPEVYVPTVFENYVADIEVDSKQVELALWDTAGQEDYDRLRPLSYPDTDVILMCFSVDSPDSLENIPEKWVPEVKHFCPNVPIILVANKKDLRNDESVRGELARMKQEPVRAEDGRAMAVRIGAYDYLECSAKTKDGVREVFETATRAALQKRSRPAGGCANCCKLL; encoded by the coding sequence ATGGCTGCTATCCGTAAGAagctggtggtggtgggggacGGGGCGTGCGGTAAGACGTGTCTGCTCATCGTCTTCAGCAAGGATGAGTTCCCTGAGGTCTACGTGCCCACCGTCTTCGAGAACTACGTGGCTGACATCGAGGTGGACAGCAAGCAGGTGGAGCTGGCGCTGTGGGACACGGCCGGCCAGGAGGACTACGACCGCCTGCGCCCCCTTTCCTATCCGGACACGGACGTGATCCTCATGTGCTTCTCCGTGGACAGCCCGGACTCTCTGGAGAACATCCCGGAGAAGTGGGTGCCTGAGGTCAAGCACTTCTGTCCCAACGTGCCCATCATCTTGGTGGCCAACAAGAAGGATCTGCGCAACGACGAGAGCGTGCGCGGCGAGCTGGCGCGCATGAAGCAGGAGCCGGTGCGCGCTGAGGACGGCCGCGCCATGGCCGTGCGCATCGGTGCCTACGACTACCTGGAGTGCTCGGCTAAGACCAAGGACGGCGTACGGGAGGTGTTTGAGACTGCCACGCGTGCTGCGCTCCAGAAGAGGTCCAGGCCGGCTGGTGGCTGCGCGAACTGCTGCAAGCTCTTGTGA